The Sphingobacterium bambusae genome includes a window with the following:
- a CDS encoding VPA1262 family N-terminal domain-containing protein, protein MEEFDTLIALGNIGIYLSCEVTEIFVIRKGDLNVSNLYTLVVFQEKSVTSTDSNYLGDRIKFDKQIQVGIMQYELTIPDARNKFENLYNGKGWDKKMHNIKLRSLPKQFVPVTDGTPLNKILKNNIDNGSYVLEFFDEEKSTNNPILDYASREKFDDLCSAIAEQLPIFLTGLPDRIGSVMFQFPITIADISSRALKSWAGTKISFAWHPALTTIPDCQITVTETLDNNIIGYKTEDYNKLDSQDLISGSLNGKTQIVVTRTNPTLILSTFYGNYLRGINFGMNIANHEPRIFNLNGQIQSVQVKSSEVPRPAKVKEFDDLIRNRLYNAERRRLESTLQFKQYGRNATTHQEGLADIRKLIENNDRNGVYLWDPFLSSQDLLNTLFYSPTAETPLRAITALNSVKSSKKSSETKLQTLARFKKELNDSNSNNHGLDLEFRCKIDQHGWAFHDRFLIFPGSDQMVAKAYSLGTSINSFGKEHHILQEVTNPQRIVDAFEELWDKLNSSRCLIWKSL, encoded by the coding sequence ATGGAGGAATTTGATACACTGATAGCACTTGGAAATATCGGTATTTACCTTTCTTGCGAAGTCACTGAGATTTTCGTAATTAGAAAAGGCGACCTAAATGTTTCAAACCTTTATACCCTAGTCGTATTCCAAGAAAAAAGTGTAACAAGCACCGATAGCAATTATCTAGGTGACAGGATTAAATTCGACAAGCAAATTCAGGTAGGAATTATGCAGTATGAGCTAACAATCCCTGATGCAAGAAACAAATTCGAGAATCTATACAACGGTAAAGGATGGGATAAGAAGATGCACAACATCAAGCTAAGAAGTCTGCCGAAACAATTTGTCCCCGTAACCGATGGTACGCCATTAAATAAAATACTTAAAAATAACATCGATAACGGTAGTTATGTCTTGGAATTCTTTGACGAAGAAAAAAGCACCAATAATCCAATACTAGACTACGCCTCAAGAGAAAAATTCGACGATCTATGTTCGGCAATAGCAGAGCAACTCCCAATTTTCCTTACGGGTCTACCTGACAGGATAGGAAGCGTAATGTTTCAATTCCCTATCACGATCGCAGATATTTCCTCTAGAGCGTTGAAAAGTTGGGCTGGAACTAAAATTTCCTTTGCATGGCATCCGGCATTAACAACAATACCGGACTGCCAGATCACCGTAACTGAGACACTCGACAATAACATCATAGGTTACAAAACTGAAGATTACAACAAATTGGATTCGCAGGATCTAATATCGGGTAGCCTTAATGGTAAAACCCAAATTGTAGTAACAAGGACCAACCCCACCCTAATATTAAGTACATTCTATGGCAACTACCTTAGGGGAATTAATTTCGGTATGAACATTGCCAATCACGAGCCTCGCATCTTCAATTTAAACGGACAAATACAATCCGTGCAAGTTAAGTCATCTGAAGTACCGAGACCTGCAAAAGTAAAAGAATTCGATGACCTTATCCGTAATCGTCTTTACAATGCTGAGCGTAGACGCTTAGAAAGTACTCTTCAATTTAAGCAATATGGCCGAAACGCAACCACCCATCAAGAAGGACTGGCAGATATCAGAAAACTTATAGAAAATAACGATCGAAATGGCGTATACCTATGGGATCCATTTCTATCTTCCCAAGACCTTCTTAATACTTTATTCTATTCTCCGACAGCCGAGACACCGCTACGGGCGATAACAGCATTAAATTCAGTTAAAAGTAGTAAAAAATCGTCCGAAACAAAACTACAAACGTTAGCTCGCTTTAAAAAGGAACTTAATGATTCGAACTCCAATAATCATGGGCTTGATTTAGAGTTTAGGTGCAAAATAGACCAGCATGGCTGGGCGTTTCATGATCGCTTTCTTATATTTCCAGGATCAGATCAAATGGTAGCAAAGGCATACTCACTAGGCACCTCAATAAATAGCTTCGGAAAAGAACATCATATCTTACAAGAGGTTACCAACCCGCAACGCATCGTTGATGCCTTTGAGGAATTATGGGACAAATTAAACAGCAGTAGATGCCTTATATGGAAATCACTATAG